In Nematostella vectensis chromosome 2, jaNemVect1.1, whole genome shotgun sequence, one genomic interval encodes:
- the LOC5521105 gene encoding neurogenic locus notch homolog protein 1 isoform X45 — protein MATPFLSLAVALLALGYTVVAHRECQHYKVLNTADRASTRSQGNVLKCDQKEILTKAWYRFEGAAGSAMPTSPVPINRCGTHAPGWMEGSHPTVAEGIVTRKVCYHWSGKPCHWNNAIRVRSCGGFYVYELNRPPVCHLRYCGNGVSAPSKPLECRSYKKLDTADRAAGRPRGNVLKCDQKEILTKAWYRFEGAAGSAMPTSLVPINRCGTHAPGWMEGSHPTVAEGIVTRKVCYHWSGKTCHWNNAIRVRNCGGFYVYELNRPPVCHLRYCGNAEFDVNECSKNPCKNGGVCKNEHGGYSCACKAGFTGKNCEQDVNECSVNPCKNGGVCKNEHGGYSCACKAGFTGKNCEQAPSKPLECRSYKKLDTADRAAGRPRGNVLKCDQKEILTKAWYRFEGAAGSAMPTSLVPINRCGTHAPGWMEGSHPTVAEGIVVRKVCYHWSGKTCHWNNAIRVRNCGGFYVYELNRPPVCHLRYCGNAEFDVNECSKNPCKNGGVCKNEHGGYSCACKVGFTGKNCEQDVNECSVNPCKNGGVCKNEHGGYSCACKAGFTGKNCEQDVNECSVNPCKNGGVCKNEHGGYSCACKAGFTGKNCEQAPSKPRECRSYKKLDTADRAAGRPRGNVLKCDQKEILTKAWYRFEGAAGSAMPTSLVPINRCGTHAPGWMEGSHPTVAEGIVVRKVCYHWSGKTCHWNNAIRVRNCGGFYVYELNRPPVCHLRYCGNAEFDVNECSINPCKNGGVCKNEHGGYSCACKAGFTGKNCEQDVNECSVNPCKNGGVCKNEHGGYSCACKAGFTGKNCEQAPSKPRECRSYKKLDTADRAAGRPRGNVLKCDQKEILTKAWYRFEGAAGSAMPTSLVPINRCGTHAPGWMEGSHPTVAEGIVVRKVCYHWSGKTCHWNNAIRVRNCGGFYVYELNRPPVCHLRYCGNAEFDVNECSINPCKNGGVCKNEHGGYSCACKAGFTGKNCEQDVNECSVNPCKNGGVCKNEHGGYSCACKAGFTGKNCEQAPSKPLECRSYKKLDTADRAAGRPRGNVLKCDQKEILTKAWYRFEGAAGSAMPTSLVPINRCGTHAPGWMEGSHPTVAEGIVTRKVCYHWSGKTCHWNNAIRVRNCGGFYVYELNRPPVCHLRYCGNAEFETCSSKPCKNGGTCREVNGAYSCTCKSGFTGKNCEQDVNECSKNPCKNGGVCKNEHGGYSCACKVGFTGKICEQDVNECSENPCKNGGVCKNEHGGYSCACKAGFTGKNCEQDVNECSENPCKNGGVCKNEHGGYSCACKAGFTGKNCEQDVNECSKNPCQNGGVCKNEHGGYSCACKAGFTGKICEQDVNECNKNPCQNGGVCKNEHGGYSCTCKAGFTGKNCEQDVNECSKNPCKNGGVCKNEHGGYSCACKAGFTGKICEQDVNECSENPCKNGGVCKNEHGGYSCACKAGFTGKNCEQDVNECSENPCKNGGVCKNEHGGYSCACKAGFMGKNCEQDVNECSKNPCQNGGVCKNEHGGYSCACKAGFTGKNCEQDVNECSKNPCKNDGVCKNEHGGYSCACKAGFTGKNCEQDMNECSKNPCQNGGVCKNKHGGYSCACKAGFTGKNCEQDVNECSKYPCQNGGVCKNEHGGYSCACKAEFTGKNCEQDVNECSKNPCKNGGVCKNEHGGYSCTCKAGFTGKTCEQDVNECSKNPCKNGGVCKNEHGGYSCACKAEFTGKNCEQDVNECSKNPCKNGGVCKNEHGGYSCTCKAGFTGKICEQGA, from the exons ATGGCGACTCCTTTCCTATCGCTAGCAGTTGCACTGCT GGCCTTGGGTTACACGGTTGTTGCACATAGag AGTGTCAGCATTATAAAGTATTAAACACCGCCGACCGTGCGTCAACAAGGTCCCAAGGTAACGTCCTCAAATGTGATCAGAAAGAGATCCTAACCAAGGCCTGGTACCGATTTGAAGGCGCCGCCGGGTCTGCCATGCCTACATCGCCCGTCCCTATCAACAGGTGTGGTACCCACGCTCCGGGCTGGATGGAGGGATCACACCCAACAGTCGCAGAGGGTATTGTCACCCGTAAAGTCTGTTATCACTGGAGTGGTAAACCCTGCCATTGGAACAACGCTATTCGCGTCAGAAGCTGTGGGGGGTTTTACGTGTACGAGCTCAACAGACCGCCTGTTTGTCATCTTCGTTACTGTGGCAACGGAGTATCAG cccCGTCGAAACCACTAG AATGCCGAAGCTACAAAAAGCTCGACACAGCAGACCGTGCAGCTGGGAGACCGAGGGGTAACGTCCTCAAATGTGATCAGAAAGAGATCCTAACCAAGGCCTGGTACCGATTTGAAGGCGCCGCCGGGTCTGCCATGCCTACATCGCTCGTCCCTATCAACAGATGTGGTACCCACGCTCCGGGCTGGATGGAGGGATCACACCCAACAGTTGCAGAGGGTATTGTCACCCGTAAAGTCTGTTATCACTGGAGTGGTAAAACCTGCCATTGGAACAACGCTATTCGCGTCAGAAACTGTGGGGGTTTTTACGTGTACGAGCTCAACAGACCGCCTGTCTGTCATCTTCGTTACTGTGGCAACGCGGAATTTG ATGTGAATGAATGCAGCAAAAATCCGTGCAAAAATGGCGGAGTATGCAAAAACGAACATGGTGGATACTCTTGTGCTTGCAAAGCAGGATTCACGGGCAAAAACTGTGAACAAG ATGTGAATGAATGCAGCGTAAACCCGTGCAAAAATGGCGGAGTATGCAAAAACGAACATGGTGGATACTCTTGTGCTTGCAAAGCAGGATTCACGGGCAAAAACTGTGAACAAG cccCGTCGAAACCACTAG AATGCCGAAGCTACAAAAAGCTCGACACAGCAGACCGTGCCGCTGGGAGACCGAGGGGTAACGTCCTCAAATGTGATCAGAAAGAGATCCTAACCAAGGCCTGGTACCGATTTGAAGGCGCCGCCGGGTCTGCCATGCCTACATCGCTCGTCCCTATCAACAGATGTGGTACCCACGCTCCGGGCTGGATGGAGGGATCACACCCAACAGTTGCAGAGGGTATTGTCGTCCGTAAAGTCTGTTATCACTGGAGTGGTAAAACCTGCCATTGGAACAACGCTATTCGCGTCAGAAACTGTGGGGGTTTTTACGTGTACGAGCTCAACAGACCGCCTGTCTGTCATCTTCGTTACTGTGGCAACGCGGAATTTG ATGTGAATGAATGCAGCAAAAATCCGTGCAAAAATGGCGGAGTATGCAAAAACGAACATGGTGGATACTCTTGTGCTTGCAAAGTAGGATTCACGGGCAAAAACTGTGAACAAG ATGTGAATGAATGCAGCGTAAACCCGTGCAAAAATGGCGGAGTATGCAAAAACGAACATGGTGGATACTCTTGTGCTTGCAAAGCAGGATTCACGGGCAAAAACTGTGAACAAG ATGTGAATGAATGCAGCGTAAACCCGTGCAAAAATGGCGGAGTATGCAAAAACGAACATGGTGGATACTCTTGTGCTTGCAAAGCAGGATTCACGGGCAAAAACTGTGAACAAG cccCGTCGAAACCACGAG AATGCCGAAGCTACAAAAAGCTCGACACAGCAGACCGTGCCGCTGGGAGACCGAGGGGTAACGTCCTCAAATGTGATCAGAAAGAGATCCTAACCAAGGCCTGGTACCGATTTGAAGGCGCCGCCGGGTCTGCCATGCCTACATCGCTCGTCCCTATCAACAGATGTGGTACCCACGCTCCGGGCTGGATGGAGGGATCACACCCAACAGTTGCAGAGGGTATTGTCGTCCGTAAAGTCTGTTATCACTGGAGTGGTAAAACCTGCCATTGGAACAACGCTATTCGCGTCAGAAACTGTGGGGGGTTTTACGTGTACGAGCTCAACAGACCGCCTGTCTGTCATCTTCGTTACTGTGGCAACGCGGAATTTG ATGTGAATGAATGCAGCATAAACCCGTGCAAAAATGGCGGTGTATGCAAAAACGAACATGGTGGATACTCTTGTGCTTGCAAAGCAGGATTCACGGGCAAAAACTGTGAACAAG ATGTGAATGAATGCAGCGTAAACCCGTGCAAAAATGGCGGAGTATGCAAAAACGAACATGGTGGATACTCTTGTGCTTGCAAAGCAGGATTCACGGGCAAAAACTGTGAACAAG cccCGTCGAAACCACGAG AATGCCGAAGCTACAAAAAGCTCGACACAGCAGACCGTGCCGCTGGGAGACCGAGGGGTAACGTCCTCAAATGTGATCAGAAAGAGATCCTAACCAAGGCCTGGTACCGATTTGAAGGCGCCGCCGGGTCTGCCATGCCTACATCGCTCGTCCCTATCAACAGATGTGGTACCCACGCTCCGGGCTGGATGGAGGGATCACACCCAACAGTTGCAGAGGGTATTGTCGTCCGTAAAGTCTGTTATCACTGGAGTGGTAAAACCTGCCATTGGAACAACGCTATTCGCGTCAGAAACTGTGGGGGGTTTTACGTGTACGAGCTCAACAGACCGCCTGTCTGTCATCTTCGTTACTGTGGCAACGCGGAATTTG ATGTGAATGAATGCAGCATAAACCCGTGCAAAAATGGCGGTGTATGCAAAAACGAACATGGTGGATACTCTTGTGCTTGCAAAGCAGGATTCACGGGCAAAAACTGTGAACAAG ATGTGAATGAATGCAGCGTAAACCCGTGCAAAAATGGCGGAGTATGCAAAAACGAACATGGTGGATACTCTTGTGCTTGCAAAGCAGGATTCACGGGCAAAAACTGTGAACAAG cccCGTCGAAACCACTAG AATGCCGAAGCTACAAAAAGCTCGACACAGCAGACCGTGCAGCTGGGAGACCGAGGGGTAACGTCCTCAAATGTGATCAGAAAGAGATCCTAACCAAGGCCTGGTACCGATTTGAAGGCGCCGCCGGGTCTGCCATGCCTACATCGCTCGTCCCTATCAACAGATGTGGTACCCACGCCCCGGGCTGGATGGAGGGATCACACCCAACAGTTGCAGAGGGTATTGTCACCCGTAAAGTCTGTTATCACTGGAGTGGTAAAACCTGCCATTGGAACAACGCTATTCGCGTCAGAAACTGTGGGGGGTTTTACGTGTACGAGCTCAACAGACCGCCTGTCTGTCATCTTCGTTACTGTGGCAACGCGGAATTTG aaacatgCAGTTCTAAACCGTGTAAGAATGGAGGAACTTGTCGTGAGGTCAATGGAGCATATAGTTGCACGTGCAAGAGTGGATTTACTGGGAAAAACTGCGAACAAG ATGTGAATGAATGCAGCAAAAACCCGTGCAAAAATGGCGGAGTGTGCAAAAACGAACATGGTGGATACTCTTGTGCTTGCAAAGTAGGATTTACGGGCAAAATCTGTGAACAAG ATGTGAACGAATGCAGCGAAAACCCGTGCAAAAATGGCGGAGTGTGCAAAAACGAACATGGTGGATACTCTTGTGCTTGCAAAGCAGGATTCACGGGCAAAAACTGTGAACAAG ATGTAAATGAATGCAGCGAAAACCCGTGCAAAAATGGCGGAGTATGCAAAAACGAACATGGCGGATACTCTTGCGCTTGCAAAGCAGGATTTACGGGCAAAAACTGCGAACAAG ATGTGAATGAATGCAGCAAAAATCCGTGCCAAAATGGCGGAGTATGCAAAAACGAACATGGCGGATACTCTTGCGCTTGCAAAGCAGGATTCACGGGCAAAATCTGCGAACAAG ATGTGAATGAATGCAACAAAAATCCGTGCCAAAATGGCGGAGTATGCAAAAACGAACATGGGGGATACTCTTGCACTTGCAAAGCAGGATTCACGGGCAAAAACTGCGAACAAG ATGTGAATGAATGTAGCAAAAACCCGTGCAAAAATGGCGGAGTATGCAAAAACGAACATGGTGGATACTCTTGTGCTTGCAAAGCAGGATTCACGGGCAAAATCTGCGAACAAG ATGTGAACGAATGCAGCGAAAACCCGTGCAAAAATGGCGGAGTGTGCAAAAACGAACATGGTGGATACTCTTGTGCTTGCAAAGCAGGATTCACGGGCAAAAACTGTGAACAAG ATGTGAATGAATGCAGCGAAAACCCGTGCAAAAATGGCGGAGTATGCAAAAACGAACATGGCGGATACTCTTGCGCTTGCAAAGCAGGATTTATGGGCAAAAACTGCGAACAAG ATGTGAATGAATGCAGCAAAAATCCGTGCCAAAATGGCGGAGTATGCAAAAACGAACATGGCGGATACTCTTGCGCTTGCAAAGCAGGATTCACGGGCAAAAACTGTGAACAAG ATGTGAATGAATGTAGCAAAAACCCGTGCAAAAATGACGGAGTATGCAAAAACGAACATGGCGGATACTCTTGCGCTTGCAAAGCAGGATTCACGGGCAAAAACTGCGAACAAG ATATGAATGAATGCAGCAAAAATCCGTGCCAAAATGGCGGAGTATGCAAAAACAAACATGGTGGATACTCTTGCGCTTGCAAAGCAGGATTCACGGGCAAAAACTGCGAACAAG ATGTAAATGAATGCAGCAAATATCCGTGCCAAAATGGCGGGGTATGCAAAAACGAACATGGCGGATACTCTTGCGCTTGCAAAGCAGAATTCACTGGCAAAAACTGCGAACAAG ATGTGAATGAATGCAGCAAAAACCCGTGCAAAAATGGCGGAGTATGCAAAAACGAACATGGGGGATACTCTTGCACTTGCAAAGCAGGATTCACGGGCAAAACCTGCGAACAAG ATGTGAATGAATGCAGCAAAAACCCGTGCAAAAATGGCGGAGTATGCAAAAACGAACATGGCGGATACTCTTGCGCTTGCAAAGCAGAATTCACGGGCAAAAACTGCGAACAAG ATGTGAATGAATGCAGCAAAAACCCGTGCAAAAATGGCGGAGTATGCAAAAACGAACATGGCGGATACTCTTGCACTTGCAAAGCAGGATTTACGGGCAAAATCTGTGAACAAGGTGCGTAA